One segment of Colias croceus chromosome 15, ilColCroc2.1 DNA contains the following:
- the LOC123697753 gene encoding graves disease carrier protein-like — protein MALKVQPKNDLDFILRNLLAGGVAGMCAKTTVAPLDRIKILLQAQSAHYKHHGVFGGLMAIVKQESFIALYKGNGAQMVRIFPYAATQFTSFEIYKKYLSGLSIPLVQHGDKFLAGAAAGVTSVTLTYPLDTIRARLAFQITGEHRYTGIAHAATTMFRTEGGIRALYRGFVPTMVGMVPYAGFSFYCFESLKYFCMKYLPTTLCRKCDRNTGGLVLTVPGKLLCGGLAGAVAQSVSYPLDVTRRRMQLAAMDPATRHFGIGMFKTLAHIYRDNGIVKGLYRGMSINYLRAIPMVATSFSTYELMKQLLNLDTGISV, from the exons ATGGCCCTAAAAGTGCAACCAAAAAACGACCTCGATTTCATTTTGAGGAACCTGTTAGCAGGAG GTGTGGCCGGTATGTGTGCTAAGACCACAGTAGCCCCACTGGATaggattaaaatattactacaAGCTCAGTCGGCTCACTACAAGCATCATGGTGTGTTTGGAGGTCTAATGGCTATTGTGAAACAGGAGTCTTTCATAGCTCTGTATAAAGGCAATGGTGCACAGATGGTCAGGATATTCCCGTATGCCGCGACACAGTTCACAAGCTTCGAGATTTATAAAAAG TACCTCAGCGGGCTAAGCATACCACTAGTCCAGCATGGTGACAAATTCCTCGCTGGAGCGGCTGCCGGAGTGACGTCAGTGACCCTCACATACCCTCTCGACACGATCAGAGCGAGACTCGCCTTCCAGATAACGGGAGAGCACAGATATACGGGCATCGCGCATGCCGCGACTACCATGTTTAGAACG GAGGGCGGTATACGAGCTCTATACCGCGGGTTCGTCCCCACAATGGTCGGCATGGTGCCGTACGCAGGGTTCAGTTTCTACTGCTTCGAATCGTTAAAATACTTCTGTATGAAGTATCTGCCAACTACTCTGTGTCGAAAGTGTGATCGAAATACGG GCGGTCTAGTACTAACAGTACCGGGTAAGCTCCTATGCGGCGGGCTCGCGGGCGCCGTGGCTCAGTCGGTCTCGTACCCGCTCGATGTGACGCGCAGACGTATGCAGCTAGCCGCTATGGACCCCGCTACTAGGCACTTTGG TATCGGCATGTTCAAAACCCTCGCTCACATATACCGGGACAACGGTATAGTGAAGGGTTTATACCGCGGTATGAGCATCAACTACTTACGTGCTATACCGATGGTGGCCACTTCGTTCTCGACTTATGAGCTCATGAAACAATTACTGAACTTGGATACGGGAATAAGTGTTTAA
- the LOC123697755 gene encoding serine/threonine-protein phosphatase 2A catalytic subunit beta isoform encodes MEDKASLKELDQWIEQLNECKQLTENQVKTLCDKAKEILTKESNVQEVQCPVTVCGDVHGQFHDLMELFRIGGRSPDTNYLFMGDYVDRGYYSVETVTLLVALKVRYRERITILRGNHESRQITQVYGFYDECLRKYGNASVWRHFTDLFDFLPLTALVDGQIFCLHGGLSPSIDTLDHIRALDRVQEVPHEGPMCDLLWSDPDDRGGWGISPRGAGYTFGQDISETFNHSNGLTLVSRAHQLVMEGYNWCHDRNVVTIFSAPNYCYRCGNQAAIMELDDALKYSFLQFDPAPRRGEPHVTRRTPDYFM; translated from the exons ATGGAGGACAAGGCGTCGTTAAAGGAACTGGATCAATGGATAGAACAGCTAAACGAATGCAAGCAATTGACAGAAAATCAAGTGAAAACGTTGTGCGAtaag GCAAAAGAGATTCTAACGAAAGAGTCGAACGTCCAAGAGGTACAATGCCCGGTCACCGTTTGCGGGGACGTGCACGGCCAGTTCCACGATCTGATGGAGCTGTTCCGCATCGGCGGCCGATCCCCGGACACCAACTACCTGTTCATGGGCGACTATGTCGACCGCGGCTACTACAGCGTCGAGACGGTCACGCTGCTCGTTGCACTTAAG GTCAGATACCGCGAGAGAATAACGATCCTCCGCGGCAACCACGAGTCGCGTCAGATCACGCAAGTGTACGGCTTCTACGACGAGTGCCTCCGCAAATACGGCAACGCGTCCGTATGGAGGCACTTTACGGATCTGTTCGACTTCCTGCCGCTAACCGCATTGGTTGACGGTCAGATCTTCTGCCTGCACGGCGGGCTCAGTCCGTCGATCGACACGCTCGACCACATCAGGGCGCTGGACCGCGTGCAGGAGGTGCCGCACGAGGGGCCCATGTGCGACCTGCTCTGGAGTGACCCCGATGATAG AGGCGGATGGGGAATATCGCCGCGCGGCGCCGGCTACACGTTCGGGCAGGACATCTCGGAGACGTTCAACCACAGCAACGGGCTGACGCTCGTGTCGCGCGCCCACCAGCTCGTGATGGAAGGCTACAACTGGTGCCACGACCGCAACGTCGTCACCATATTCTCCGCGCCCAACTATTGCTACAG ATGTGGTAACCAAGCCGCTATTATGGAATTGGATGATGCGCTTAAGTACTCGTT CCTTCAATTCGACCCGGCTCCGAGACGCGGCGAGCCTCATGTGACGAGGCGGACGCCGGATTACTTCATGTAG
- the LOC123697754 gene encoding guanine nucleotide-binding protein subunit beta-like protein has translation MTETLKLRGTLCGHNGWVTQIATNPKCPDMILSSSRDKTLIVWKLTRDETNYGIPQKRLYGHSHFISDVVLSSDGNYALSGSWDKTLRLWDLAVGKTTRRFEDHTKDVLSVAFSVDNRQIVSGSRDKTIKLWNTLAECKYTIQDDGHSDWVSCVRFSPNHANPIIVSAGWDRTVKVWHLTNCKLKINHLGHSGYLNTVTVSPDGSLCASGGKDMKAMLWDLNDGKHLHTLDHNDIITALCFSPNRYWLCAAFGPSIKIWDLESKEMVEELKPEIINENRSKSDPPQCLSLAWSTDGQTLFAGYTDNIIRVWQVSVSTR, from the exons ATGACTGAAACTTTGAAATTAAGAGGTACCCTCTGCGGTCACAATGGATGGGTTACCCAAATTGCTACCAATCCTAAATGCCCTGATATGATTTTGTCATCTTCTCGTG ACAAAACTCTCATTGTATGGAAACTGACAAGGGACGAAACTAACTACGGCATTCCACAAAAGCGTCTCTACGGCCACTCTCACTTCATTTCCGACGTTGTTCTATCAAGTGATGGAAACTACGCCCTCTCCGGTTCTTGGGACAAGACCCTGCGTCTTTGGGATCTTGCTGTCGGCAAAACCACTAGGCGTTTCGAAGACCATACTAAG GATGTTCTCTCAGTGGCGTTCTCAGTGGACAACCGTCAAATCGTCTCTGGATCCCGCGACAAGACCATCAAGTTGTGGAACACCCTTGCTGAGTGCAAGTACACCATCCAGGATGATGGCCACAGTGACTGGGTATCCTGCGTCAGATTCTCCCCCAACCATGCCAACCCTATTATTGTGTCTGCTGGATGGGACCGTACCGTTAAG GTATGGCACTTGACTAACTGCAAGTTGAAGATCAACCACCTCGGTCACTCTGGATACTTGAACACAGTCACCGTCTCCCCTGATGGTTCCCTCTGTGCATCTGGTGGCAAGGACATGAAGGCCATGCTCTGGGACCTGAACGACGGCAAGCACCTCCACACTCTGGACCACAATGACATCATCACAGCATTGTGCTTCTCACCGAACAGATATTGGCTCTGTGCTGCGTTCGGACCATCCATCAAAATCTGG GACCTGGAAAGCAAGGAAATGGTTGAAGAACTCAAACCAGAGATCATCAACGAGAACCGCTCCAAATCTGACCCACCCCAGTGTCTGTCCCTTGCCTGGTCTACTGACGGTCAAACCCTCTTCGCTGGTTATACCGACAACATCATCAGAGTCTGGCAGGTTTCAGTCTCCACACGATAA
- the LOC123697756 gene encoding diphosphomevalonate decarboxylase — MSDIISVKAPVNIAVIKYWGKRNEKLIIPLNDSVSATLDTKVMCAKTSVCARPDFVEDRIWLNGVEESVKNERLQNCLIKIRSIATEQQSVEKDFLQWKVHICSENNFPTAAGLASSAAGYACLVTALAKLYKVKADLSELARLGSGSACRSIYGGFVRWHAGTKPDGSDSVAKQVVDSQHWSEMRVLVLVVADTKKHISSSTGMKITAETSEFIKHRVEVTVPSRVEKICDAIKQKDFTTFAELTMKDSNEFHATCLSAYPPCVYLTDTSHKIIQIVHFYNEMCGSPKVAYTFDAGPTACLYLLEDEVPKVLSLINHFFPSSSNKDFVKGLPCPTLENIEFLKNSKIQPSGNDLIKYVIYTKVGDGPIILNDSDHLLNENGKPK; from the coding sequence atgAGTGATATTATAAGTGTTAAAGCTCCAGTTAATATTGCTGTTATAAAGTATTGGGGAAAACGTAACGAAAAATTGATAATTCCGTTAAATGATTCCGTAAGCGCTACTTTGGATACGAAAGTTATGTGTGCTAAAACTTCTGTATGCGCTCGACCTGATTTTGTTGAAGACAGAATTTGGCTTAACGGTGTTGAAGAATCAGTTAAAAATGAACGGCTGCAAAACTGTTTAATCAAAATAAGGAGTATAGCAACTGAACAACAAAGTGTAGAGAAAGATTTCCTACAATGGAAAGTTCATATTTGTTCTGAGAATAATTTCCCTACTGCAGCGGGTTTGGCATCTTCTGCCGCAGGATACGCGTGTCTAGTTACTGCACTGGCAAAACTATACAAAGTTAAGGCTGATTTAAGCGAACTTGCACGCCTTGGATCCGGAAGTGCATGCAGAAGTATATATGGTGGATTTGTGCGTTGGCATGCAGGTACGAAACCTGATGGCAGTGATAGTGTAGCTAAACAAGTTGTCGACTCACAGCACTGGTCAGAAATGAGAGTTTTAGTCCTTGTTGTGGCAGATACTAAAAAGCATATAAGTTCATCAACTGGAATGAAAATAACAGCTGAAACATCGGAATTCATTAAACATCGCGTAGAGGTTACAGTGCCTTCACGAGTAGAAAAAATTTGTGACGCTATTAAGCAAAAAGATTTTACAACTTTTGCAGAATTAACTATGAAAGACAGTAATGAATTTCATGCAACTTGCCTTTCTGCATATCCACCATGTGTTTATTTAACAGACACATCACACAAAATCATTCAAAttgttcatttttataatgaaatgtgtgGTTCACCAAAAGTTGCATACACCTTTGATGCTGGTCCAACTGCATGCCTATACCTTCTTGAAGATGAAGTGCCAAAAGTATTATCTTTGATCAATCATTTCTTCCCATCATCGTCAAACAAAGATTTTGTGAAAGGTTTGCCTTGTCCAACATTGGAAAATATAGAATTCTTGAAAAATTCGAAAATTCAACCTTCAGGCAATgatcttataaaatatgttatatacaCAAAAGTGGGTGATGGtccaataattttaaatgatagtGATCacttattaaatgaaaatggaAAACCAAAGTAA